A portion of the Pseudomonas synxantha BG33R genome contains these proteins:
- a CDS encoding PDR/VanB family oxidoreductase produces the protein MSVQTLLKVVVQKRQEQGQGVVVLDLADPDGQALPAFEAGAHVDIHLQAGLVRQYSLCGDPANSRVYRLGVLKDPGSRGGSLAVHEQLLEGQVVQISAPRNLFPLAADAQRSILIGGGIGITPMVAMAYALQAQEREFQLHYCARSRSLCGFIDELQHASFASRVHTHFDDEDQGQRLDLQAVLGVPGAGVHVYVCGPAGFMDWVISQAAKAGHAQDHIHREYFQVEVDSSGQGFEVVAARSGKQVQVQEGQSILDALASVGIKIEISCEQGVCGTCLCDVLEGEPDHRDVYLTDDEKAANDQILVCCSRAKSKKLVLDI, from the coding sequence ATGAGCGTGCAAACATTATTGAAAGTGGTGGTGCAAAAACGCCAGGAACAGGGCCAGGGGGTGGTGGTCCTCGACCTGGCCGACCCTGATGGCCAGGCGTTGCCGGCCTTCGAGGCCGGGGCCCATGTGGACATTCACCTGCAAGCGGGCCTGGTCCGCCAGTACTCGCTGTGTGGCGACCCGGCCAATTCCCGGGTCTATCGCCTGGGCGTGTTGAAAGATCCGGGCTCGCGCGGCGGCTCCCTGGCGGTACACGAGCAACTGCTCGAAGGCCAGGTGGTACAAATCAGCGCGCCGCGCAACCTGTTTCCCCTGGCGGCCGATGCGCAACGCTCGATCCTGATCGGCGGTGGTATCGGCATCACGCCCATGGTGGCCATGGCGTATGCCTTGCAGGCCCAGGAGCGGGAATTCCAGCTGCACTATTGCGCGCGGTCACGCAGCCTCTGCGGCTTTATTGACGAGCTGCAGCACGCGTCATTCGCGTCGCGGGTACACACCCATTTCGATGACGAAGACCAGGGGCAACGGCTTGATCTGCAAGCGGTGCTCGGGGTGCCGGGCGCTGGGGTTCATGTCTACGTCTGCGGGCCGGCCGGCTTCATGGATTGGGTCATCAGTCAGGCGGCCAAGGCCGGTCATGCCCAGGACCATATCCATCGTGAGTACTTCCAGGTCGAGGTCGATAGCAGCGGCCAGGGCTTTGAAGTGGTCGCCGCGCGCAGCGGCAAGCAGGTGCAGGTGCAAGAAGGCCAAAGCATCCTCGATGCCCTGGCCAGTGTCGGTATCAAGATTGAAATCTCCTGCGAGCAGGGGGTGTGCGGGACGTGTCTGTGCGATGTGCTGGAAGGTGAGCCCGACCATCGGGATGTCTACCTCACCGACGACGAAAAGGCCGCCAATGACCAGATCCTGGTGTGTTGCTCGCGGGCCAAATCGAAAAAACTGGTGCTGGACATCTGA
- a CDS encoding integrase arm-type DNA-binding domain-containing protein: protein MSLGSYPAVSLKQARERRDEARKLLAQNINPCEHRKQRRIEAEAEVKHTFQAVYDEWIDFRRLSLNEGRQSTLSQILRVFKKDVLPTMAERPIKSITCVC, encoded by the coding sequence ATGTCCTTAGGCAGCTACCCAGCAGTCAGTCTGAAACAAGCACGTGAACGTCGTGATGAAGCACGCAAACTGCTTGCTCAGAATATCAACCCATGTGAACACCGTAAGCAGCGGCGCATTGAGGCTGAAGCCGAAGTAAAACATACCTTCCAAGCGGTCTATGACGAGTGGATCGACTTCCGCCGCCTGAGTTTGAATGAAGGTCGCCAAAGCACGCTGTCGCAGATCCTCAGGGTCTTTAAAAAGGACGTACTGCCCACGATGGCCGAGCGCCCCATCAAAAGCATCACCTGCGTTTGCTGA
- a CDS encoding OprD family porin — protein sequence MPLENRMARDCVFVGLLGCLTPLFAHADFINDRQISLGLRNFYLDRDFHQTDAPKSRVGSWTQGFDFKAASGYTEGPVQFALDLYGQYAYRLDGGGGRGPDSVIPYDDSRGEPVQDYGRAAFAAKVRYSKTELKLGEHRPTLPVAYYDDTRQLVTTFNGVSIESKDIDKWTLTAGRFNQISSRESSDREKMYLFNGPDIKRRSDGLNFAGATYALTPQLSATYFYGQLEDIYQQQYVGLSHDLDLGGGYALKSDLRYFDNREDGKALYGNIDNRSYGLMTTLKKGGHTFGVAYQRMLGESTFPTINGYAPQPYLVNWSIVSYVKPNESSWSVSYDYNFAAMGIPGLKFKTRYFRGTGIDRGSNALDQNVESERWLGLGYVVQDGSFKNLGLEWRRFDVKTRYGSGGAAGPDYTETRLITTYVLKF from the coding sequence ATGCCTCTTGAAAATAGAATGGCCCGCGACTGCGTGTTCGTCGGCCTGCTGGGCTGCCTGACGCCGCTATTTGCCCACGCCGACTTTATCAACGACCGTCAAATCAGCCTGGGCCTGCGTAACTTCTACCTGGACCGGGACTTTCACCAGACGGATGCACCCAAGTCCCGGGTCGGCAGTTGGACCCAGGGTTTCGACTTCAAGGCCGCCTCAGGCTACACCGAAGGCCCTGTGCAGTTCGCCCTCGATCTCTACGGGCAGTATGCGTACCGCCTGGACGGCGGCGGCGGGCGCGGGCCGGACTCGGTGATCCCGTACGACGACAGCCGTGGTGAACCGGTGCAGGACTACGGCCGGGCGGCGTTCGCGGCGAAAGTCCGCTATTCGAAAACCGAATTGAAGCTGGGCGAGCACCGCCCGACCTTGCCGGTGGCGTATTACGACGATACCCGGCAATTGGTGACCACATTTAATGGGGTCAGTATCGAGTCCAAGGACATTGATAAGTGGACATTGACCGCCGGGCGTTTCAACCAGATCAGTTCACGGGAATCATCCGACCGCGAAAAAATGTACCTGTTTAATGGCCCGGATATAAAACGCCGCAGCGACGGCCTGAACTTTGCCGGTGCCACTTATGCACTGACCCCACAGTTATCGGCGACGTATTTCTACGGCCAGTTGGAAGATATCTACCAGCAGCAATACGTCGGCCTGAGCCATGACCTCGACCTGGGCGGCGGCTATGCCTTGAAAAGCGACCTGCGTTATTTCGATAACCGCGAAGATGGCAAGGCGTTGTACGGAAACATCGACAACCGCTCCTATGGCCTGATGACCACCTTGAAAAAGGGCGGCCATACTTTTGGCGTCGCCTACCAGCGCATGCTCGGCGAAAGTACCTTTCCAACCATCAATGGCTATGCGCCTCAGCCGTACCTGGTGAATTGGTCCATCGTGTCCTACGTCAAACCTAATGAAAGCTCTTGGTCGGTGAGTTATGACTACAATTTTGCCGCCATGGGTATACCGGGATTGAAGTTTAAAACCCGGTACTTTCGTGGCACAGGAATCGACCGAGGCAGTAACGCCCTGGACCAGAATGTTGAAAGTGAACGCTGGCTGGGCCTAGGGTACGTGGTACAGGACGGCAGCTTCAAGAACCTGGGGCTGGAGTGGCGTCGCTTCGACGTCAAGACCCGCTACGGCAGTGGTGGAGCGGCGGGCCCCGACTACACCGAAACACGTTTGATCACCACCTATGTGCTCAAGTTCTAA
- a CDS encoding type 1 fimbrial protein yields the protein MQSFGFGDVLDISVINIRCFGSRLLRAGAWLLMLWGATDVKAINSVARFCTFTNGTGRPWSQVTPLTSTTPRGSVLWERGVALNVNYAYAGPSGAAHELVSTGHWGPGTTLSEGIAPTNIDGIGLKINVRSSDGQNRTLLQPPLPVAVEKESVQYDSAAAQARGSTLTTNYVQQLILTVAPSQLPAGKLIVERVAGSSQLTLYAINLLKGQVGFGSSVDIPIDNRPSGVCRVPYLLMGPAIINMGDGGGPIEIPNTCNVQTYKTIPVQLGRLSLNDFPQMGATSMPVHFAIELSQCAANAKPVITFNDRYGPSVNPTVLTLEPT from the coding sequence ATGCAGTCTTTCGGCTTCGGCGATGTGCTTGATATAAGTGTAATAAACATACGGTGTTTCGGATCGAGGCTTTTGCGGGCCGGAGCCTGGCTGTTGATGCTGTGGGGTGCGACTGACGTCAAGGCTATCAATAGCGTGGCGAGGTTTTGCACGTTCACCAACGGCACGGGCAGGCCATGGTCGCAAGTGACGCCTTTGACCAGTACTACACCTAGAGGCTCGGTTTTATGGGAGCGCGGTGTAGCGCTCAACGTCAACTATGCCTACGCCGGACCTTCCGGCGCCGCCCATGAGCTGGTTTCTACGGGCCATTGGGGGCCTGGGACGACTTTATCGGAGGGCATCGCTCCCACAAATATTGACGGTATCGGCCTGAAAATTAACGTGCGTTCCTCGGACGGACAAAACCGGACCTTGCTGCAACCGCCTCTGCCCGTCGCAGTTGAGAAGGAGTCAGTGCAGTATGATTCAGCCGCTGCCCAGGCGCGTGGTTCGACACTGACCACCAACTATGTGCAACAGTTGATCCTGACGGTCGCACCCAGCCAGTTGCCTGCTGGTAAACTGATCGTCGAGCGCGTCGCCGGGAGCTCTCAACTCACGCTCTACGCCATCAACTTACTAAAAGGCCAAGTGGGTTTTGGCAGCAGCGTGGATATACCGATAGATAACAGACCCAGTGGAGTCTGTCGCGTGCCCTACCTGCTAATGGGGCCGGCGATCATCAATATGGGGGACGGCGGTGGGCCGATTGAAATTCCCAATACCTGCAACGTGCAAACCTATAAGACCATACCTGTGCAATTGGGGCGCTTGAGCCTGAACGATTTTCCGCAGATGGGTGCGACTTCAATGCCTGTGCACTTCGCCATCGAGTTGAGCCAATGCGCGGCCAATGCCAAGCCGGTGATTACGTTTAATGACAGGTATGGACCTTCTGTGAATCCCACCGTTCTAACGCTTGAGCCGACATAG
- a CDS encoding fimbrial protein yields the protein MKTICFIATLYAVPAFFCPSGIVSADCHYGNIPMAHADKFSTSMPRSLVIPRDTPIGSTLFESAFFTHSSSNYSIICSGGNTWGAINNLGTTPAGSKLHPIDNSGLSFQLLYDGVPIKEASQISLPDKTYTMENRTIQLRIIKTGDTISGAIIPAGEISGLKMGNLKVSTINLSNSVTLTAPACQTANVNVHMGQHRLSDFPKDGAPSNKTIPFNIEIYNCPAGINKVMYSLVPTPSSPSLNDNQGIIKPNPGSTAMGVGLQVTDDSMVPVPLNISIPFKEYSSAGGNFTIPLNARYFKIAGGSGITPGTANTEMTFVMSYL from the coding sequence ATGAAAACCATATGCTTTATTGCGACCCTATACGCAGTTCCTGCATTCTTCTGCCCCTCGGGCATTGTTTCAGCAGACTGTCATTATGGCAACATACCAATGGCACATGCCGATAAATTCTCAACCAGCATGCCACGCTCACTTGTTATCCCTCGAGATACACCAATAGGTTCAACCCTTTTTGAATCAGCGTTTTTTACTCATAGCTCATCCAATTACAGCATCATCTGCTCTGGCGGCAATACATGGGGCGCAATAAATAATTTGGGAACCACACCCGCCGGCTCTAAATTGCACCCCATAGACAACTCAGGACTGTCATTCCAGCTACTCTACGATGGCGTTCCAATCAAAGAGGCGAGCCAAATATCACTTCCAGACAAGACTTACACAATGGAGAACAGAACCATCCAACTAAGAATTATAAAAACAGGCGACACCATAAGCGGCGCAATCATCCCAGCCGGTGAAATTTCGGGCCTCAAGATGGGCAATCTTAAAGTTTCAACAATAAATCTGTCGAACAGCGTGACCCTGACCGCCCCCGCTTGTCAAACGGCGAACGTCAACGTCCACATGGGACAACACCGCCTGAGTGACTTCCCCAAAGATGGCGCACCGTCAAATAAAACCATCCCGTTCAACATCGAAATTTATAATTGCCCGGCCGGGATAAACAAAGTCATGTATTCGCTCGTACCAACGCCCTCTTCACCTTCGTTAAACGACAACCAAGGCATCATCAAGCCAAACCCTGGTTCGACAGCAATGGGAGTTGGTCTGCAAGTCACTGACGACAGTATGGTCCCGGTCCCCCTAAATATTTCCATACCATTCAAGGAATACTCAAGCGCCGGTGGAAATTTTACAATCCCTCTCAACGCACGCTATTTCAAAATCGCCGGTGGCTCAGGCATCACTCCAGGTACAGCAAATACCGAAATGACATTTGTCATGAGCTACCTGTAG
- a CDS encoding flavin reductase has translation MVDTTGFRNAMALLGGAVSVIATDGAAGRFGFTASAVCSVTDQPPTLLVCMNRASTSNINFKSNGVLSVNVLTADHQAISGVFANRDMNTEQRFACAQWVTLESGAPILQESLVSFDCRIAQAHEVGSHTIFYCEVLGICNGESQEGLVYFNRAYHRLGDASKAAS, from the coding sequence ATGGTAGATACAACAGGTTTTCGCAATGCAATGGCATTGCTCGGCGGCGCCGTCTCGGTGATCGCCACCGATGGTGCGGCCGGGCGCTTCGGCTTTACGGCCTCGGCGGTATGCAGCGTGACGGATCAGCCGCCGACTCTGCTGGTGTGCATGAACCGGGCGTCGACGTCCAATATCAACTTCAAGAGCAACGGTGTGTTGAGTGTCAACGTACTGACCGCCGATCACCAGGCGATTTCCGGGGTGTTTGCCAACCGTGACATGAACACCGAGCAGCGTTTTGCCTGTGCCCAGTGGGTGACCCTGGAAAGTGGCGCGCCGATTTTGCAGGAGTCACTGGTGAGTTTCGATTGCCGCATCGCCCAGGCCCATGAGGTGGGCTCCCATACGATTTTCTACTGTGAGGTGCTGGGTATCTGCAATGGCGAAAGCCAGGAAGGCCTGGTGTATTTCAACCGTGCCTATCATCGCCTGGGGGACGCATCGAAGGCCGCTTCTTGA
- a CDS encoding cytochrome b, whose amino-acid sequence MRSIMPEKVEVLAKAQNYTSLAKWLHWGMALLWVGAWLIGILATHWRDEFNAHHGLTFLHKALASPLLFLIVVRIAWRITHPAPVLPETMSPLMKRGALLGHLLLYGVALIGLPLSGWYWSSVADKPISVAGLFLLPPLVDPDQSLYELAKAIHTYISWLCGALVGGHVLVALTHHFVQKDEVLKGMLPRRNNP is encoded by the coding sequence ATGCGCTCAATCATGCCGGAAAAGGTAGAGGTTTTGGCAAAAGCTCAGAACTACACAAGTCTTGCGAAGTGGTTGCATTGGGGTATGGCACTCCTCTGGGTCGGCGCCTGGCTCATTGGAATCCTAGCAACTCACTGGCGTGATGAGTTCAATGCCCACCATGGGCTGACATTCCTGCACAAAGCTCTGGCAAGCCCGTTGCTATTTTTGATTGTAGTGCGTATCGCTTGGAGGATTACTCACCCCGCGCCGGTTTTGCCTGAGACAATGAGCCCACTGATGAAGCGGGGTGCCTTGCTTGGCCACTTGTTGCTTTACGGAGTCGCTCTGATTGGTTTACCACTCTCCGGGTGGTATTGGAGTTCGGTAGCGGATAAACCCATCTCGGTGGCGGGGCTCTTTCTACTACCACCCCTGGTCGATCCAGATCAAAGTCTCTATGAGTTGGCGAAAGCGATTCATACGTACATCTCTTGGCTATGTGGAGCTTTGGTGGGAGGGCACGTTCTCGTGGCGCTCACGCATCACTTCGTACAGAAAGATGAGGTGCTCAAAGGCATGCTGCCTCGCCGTAATAATCCGTAA
- a CDS encoding fimbrial protein, with protein sequence MTNDDYTNVMSTVGAFAGTSVMFEGVNYKLYKTNVNDVFYFGTFAVDSGAEQQFGSVPYVSLKEVTGPATSAFDMKALVRVRFYSPGKSLSSGVRNIELLDLVRGDINSLKPGVYSGRWIMQSEGFSFVAKGTSCVLTTPATVKLKQVSIVSIPAIGSMVEGGAFTLSLACNASAPSFKVSYAMTDVYNPANTSTVLTLADEPLKANGIALQLSDEGRAVIFSPPVKSSMGSLTHGALSKAMNVQYIRTEKVATPGKITAAVSVTFTYD encoded by the coding sequence ATGACCAATGATGACTATACTAACGTCATGAGTACGGTTGGTGCCTTTGCCGGCACTTCAGTGATGTTTGAAGGGGTTAATTACAAGCTTTATAAAACAAATGTTAATGATGTTTTCTATTTTGGTACTTTTGCAGTAGATAGTGGAGCGGAACAGCAGTTCGGTTCGGTTCCCTACGTAAGTTTAAAAGAAGTAACGGGTCCCGCGACCTCGGCATTTGATATGAAAGCTTTAGTTAGAGTAAGGTTTTATAGCCCCGGCAAGAGTCTGTCTTCCGGTGTGCGCAATATAGAGCTTTTAGATCTTGTTCGAGGTGATATTAACTCTTTGAAGCCCGGCGTCTATTCTGGTAGATGGATTATGCAAAGTGAAGGTTTTTCGTTTGTGGCAAAAGGTACGTCGTGCGTACTGACAACGCCCGCCACCGTCAAATTGAAACAGGTAAGCATCGTTTCTATTCCTGCGATAGGTTCAATGGTGGAAGGGGGGGCGTTCACCTTAAGTTTAGCCTGTAATGCTAGCGCCCCCTCATTCAAGGTCAGCTACGCGATGACTGACGTTTACAACCCAGCGAATACATCTACTGTCTTAACCCTGGCTGATGAACCTTTGAAGGCGAACGGCATAGCATTGCAATTATCGGACGAGGGCCGGGCCGTTATTTTTTCTCCACCGGTGAAATCTTCAATGGGTAGTTTGACGCATGGAGCTCTTAGTAAGGCGATGAATGTTCAGTACATTCGAACGGAAAAAGTCGCCACGCCCGGAAAAATAACCGCGGCGGTCAGTGTGACTTTTACGTACGACTAG
- a CDS encoding GLUG motif-containing protein, which produces MARGKTSGLVSSKVGGLVGANDGALQSVEASGAVVGGESSYIGGLVGTHGNNFASYIESSKASGTVQGGARANVGGLVGQNQSQITNSSATGGVSGGVAATLGGLIGTNSGTVRQSVASGKITTMAPVNRQTFGGLVGANFGDMAFNGVSGEAALVPLYSINRGSIR; this is translated from the coding sequence GTGGCACGCGGCAAGACCAGTGGCTTGGTTTCAAGCAAAGTTGGGGGCCTGGTTGGAGCCAATGACGGCGCGTTGCAATCGGTCGAGGCCAGCGGTGCGGTTGTGGGCGGAGAAAGCAGTTACATCGGTGGCTTGGTGGGTACCCATGGCAACAATTTCGCCAGTTACATTGAATCGTCCAAGGCCAGCGGCACGGTTCAGGGCGGCGCGCGTGCGAACGTGGGTGGTTTGGTCGGCCAGAACCAAAGCCAGATCACCAATTCGTCGGCCACGGGTGGGGTCAGTGGTGGCGTCGCGGCCACACTGGGGGGCTTGATCGGCACGAATTCCGGCACTGTTCGTCAGTCTGTCGCTTCGGGCAAGATCACCACAATGGCGCCTGTTAATCGCCAGACATTTGGTGGCTTGGTCGGGGCCAACTTCGGTGATATGGCGTTTAACGGAGTCTCCGGAGAAGCTGCGCTGGTGCCGTTGTACAGCATCAATCGCGGCTCTATTCGTTGA
- a CDS encoding heme exporter protein CcmB yields MRTFWPVFKRELCSYFVTPVAYVFTLLLLLLSGISTFYLGDFYQRNQADLAPFFDYLPWLYALLLPALAMRMWSIERQSGSIELLMCLAVGTAEAVVAKFLAAWVVSGLALALTFPLVITVNYLGAPDNGVILCGYMASWLLAGSCLAIGGCLSALTKNPLIAFLTAMALCLAFMACGFPVVLDVLRDWSSLPWLDGVASLSFLTHFEGLCRGVIDPQDVLYFFSQIIGWLAVTVIAVELKKAV; encoded by the coding sequence ATGAGGACGTTCTGGCCGGTGTTCAAGCGCGAACTGTGCAGTTATTTCGTCACTCCCGTCGCGTATGTGTTTACCCTCTTGCTACTGCTGCTCAGCGGTATCAGCACGTTTTACCTGGGTGACTTCTACCAGCGTAACCAGGCCGACCTGGCACCGTTCTTCGACTATCTGCCGTGGCTATATGCGTTGCTGCTGCCGGCCCTTGCCATGCGCATGTGGTCCATCGAGCGGCAGAGCGGATCTATCGAGCTGTTGATGTGCCTGGCGGTGGGTACGGCTGAGGCGGTTGTAGCCAAGTTCCTCGCCGCCTGGGTGGTCAGCGGGTTGGCGCTGGCGTTGACGTTTCCACTGGTGATTACAGTCAACTACCTGGGGGCGCCAGACAACGGCGTCATCCTTTGTGGTTATATGGCCAGTTGGCTACTGGCCGGCAGTTGCCTGGCTATTGGCGGGTGCCTGTCGGCACTGACCAAGAACCCACTGATTGCCTTCCTTACTGCAATGGCGTTATGTCTGGCATTCATGGCCTGTGGCTTCCCGGTGGTATTGGATGTCTTGCGTGATTGGTCAAGTTTGCCGTGGCTCGATGGGGTGGCTTCGTTGAGTTTTCTCACACATTTCGAAGGACTATGCCGAGGTGTAATCGACCCGCAGGACGTGCTGTATTTTTTCAGCCAGATCATTGGCTGGCTCGCCGTCACCGTGATTGCGGTTGAATTGAAAAAGGCAGTATGA
- a CDS encoding ABC transporter ATP-binding protein, which translates to MIDITHLTKRFGKALAVDDVSFKATSGEVLGMLGPNGAGKSTTLRMLTGFMAPTSGTANLFGFDIRRQTRHAQRLIGYVPETAACYNEMSVASFLGFIAQVRGFRGREKTARVTAMLEQFELMEVRGQTIDTLSKGFQRRVGLAQAILHDPKILILDEPTDGLDPNQKYRVREQVKELARDKIVIISTHILEEVTALCGRVLVMDKGRLLVDSTPLELEGRSRYHQAVTLYATRPLDVMTLGMLPGVAGIEAGPEPYSVRVLARTGTVILPAINSLILSRGWDVPRQEVERGSLGEVFRLLTREQQP; encoded by the coding sequence ATGATCGATATAACGCATTTGACCAAACGTTTCGGCAAAGCCCTGGCAGTAGACGATGTGTCTTTCAAGGCCACCTCGGGTGAGGTACTGGGGATGCTCGGCCCCAACGGTGCGGGAAAGTCCACCACCCTGCGTATGCTCACCGGGTTCATGGCGCCCACCTCAGGCACCGCCAACCTCTTTGGTTTTGATATACGCCGTCAGACACGCCACGCTCAACGTCTGATCGGCTACGTTCCTGAAACAGCTGCTTGCTATAACGAAATGTCCGTCGCAAGTTTTTTGGGTTTTATTGCTCAAGTGCGTGGCTTTCGTGGGCGCGAAAAGACGGCGCGGGTCACGGCCATGCTTGAGCAATTCGAGCTGATGGAAGTACGTGGCCAGACCATCGACACCCTATCCAAGGGTTTCCAGCGCCGGGTCGGATTGGCGCAAGCGATTCTGCATGATCCAAAGATACTGATTCTCGATGAGCCCACCGATGGCCTGGACCCGAATCAGAAGTACCGCGTGCGCGAGCAAGTCAAGGAGTTGGCCCGCGACAAAATCGTCATCATTTCTACCCACATCCTCGAAGAGGTTACTGCATTGTGCGGCCGCGTGCTGGTCATGGATAAAGGTCGGCTGTTGGTCGACAGCACCCCTCTGGAACTGGAAGGTCGTTCGCGCTATCACCAGGCTGTTACGTTGTACGCCACCCGGCCTCTGGATGTAATGACGCTTGGCATGCTGCCCGGCGTTGCAGGCATAGAGGCGGGGCCTGAACCCTATAGCGTGCGGGTGCTGGCGCGCACGGGAACGGTCATATTACCGGCCATCAATTCGTTGATCCTGAGTCGCGGTTGGGATGTACCGCGCCAGGAAGTCGAGCGAGGCTCACTGGGGGAGGTCTTCCGGTTGCTGACGCGGGAGCAACAACCATGA
- a CDS encoding Gldg family protein, with product MSFKSVTRTCLRLMVIIAGFVAVNFELAPRLASMRLDLTEQQLYTLSPGSRQIIQALLEPTDLYFYFSSQAARDLTVMRGYAVRIKALLREYERVSNGRLRVHMIDPAPFSADEARAVELGLQPAPIGKAGAAVFFGLAIVDAQAHHASIGFFALEQQTFLEYDISRTLQKLTRPARPVIGLMSSLPLAGGFDVQSGRTRQPWRIMQEINNAFEVRELASDVDTIDSALNVLMLVHPKRLPVTTLRAIDQFVLRGGRLLVFVDPYSEQDRGDYYFGIPSKDKSSDLALLFKAWGIKLLPDSVLGDSRYGQFVALAQGAEPVWQPTALGLSPSAMNEQDVITAGIGSLNLTTVGILSALPGATTTLTPLLHSSEQAMPYKTALLNHLEKPDELSKSFKATGERYLIAVRLQGAARSAFLDSPGALTEAQNINVVVVADTDVLSDNLWADVQQQGGRPVTEPWADNAVLVLNALDSLSGSDALISLRSRGHYSRTFTVVEQLQQQARERYRDMRRELQDKLDLVEKRLVALAAEQGRDMPRTAEQQATFDQFSNEKDAIDKEMRQVARHLNFQIEQLGVRMRWLNLVSVPVVITCLLLCVAFLRKRAQRQRNI from the coding sequence ATGTCATTCAAATCGGTGACGCGCACTTGCTTGCGCCTAATGGTCATTATCGCTGGGTTCGTGGCGGTCAACTTCGAGTTGGCACCACGTTTGGCGTCCATGCGGTTGGACCTTACCGAGCAGCAGCTTTACACCCTGAGCCCGGGGTCGCGTCAGATCATTCAGGCCTTGTTGGAACCCACCGACCTGTACTTCTACTTTTCCAGCCAGGCCGCCAGGGACCTTACGGTCATGCGCGGTTACGCGGTGCGCATCAAAGCATTGCTGCGTGAATATGAACGTGTGTCAAATGGCCGACTACGGGTGCACATGATTGACCCTGCGCCGTTTTCAGCAGACGAAGCCCGCGCAGTCGAACTTGGCCTGCAACCTGCCCCTATCGGCAAGGCGGGTGCTGCGGTTTTCTTTGGGTTGGCCATCGTTGACGCCCAGGCGCACCACGCCAGCATTGGGTTCTTTGCGCTTGAACAACAAACGTTCCTTGAGTACGACATCAGCCGCACATTGCAGAAGTTGACTCGGCCTGCGCGGCCCGTGATTGGGCTGATGTCTTCGTTGCCATTGGCAGGTGGCTTCGATGTGCAGTCGGGGCGAACCCGGCAGCCGTGGCGCATTATGCAGGAGATCAACAATGCGTTTGAAGTGCGCGAATTGGCGTCCGATGTCGACACCATCGACAGTGCACTCAATGTCTTGATGCTCGTGCATCCCAAACGGTTACCTGTGACGACACTGCGCGCTATTGACCAGTTTGTGCTGCGTGGTGGACGTTTGTTGGTGTTCGTCGACCCCTATAGTGAGCAGGATCGTGGCGATTACTATTTTGGGATACCCAGCAAAGACAAGTCTTCTGACCTCGCGCTTTTGTTCAAGGCGTGGGGCATCAAGCTTCTACCCGATAGCGTGTTAGGCGACAGCCGCTACGGTCAGTTTGTGGCATTGGCACAAGGCGCAGAGCCGGTCTGGCAACCGACCGCCCTGGGGCTGTCACCCTCTGCGATGAATGAACAGGATGTGATTACTGCTGGTATTGGCAGCCTTAACCTCACAACCGTCGGTATCTTGAGCGCCTTGCCGGGTGCAACAACTACTCTGACACCGCTGTTGCACAGTTCGGAGCAGGCTATGCCCTACAAGACGGCGCTTCTGAATCATCTGGAAAAGCCTGATGAGTTGTCCAAGAGCTTCAAGGCTACCGGCGAGCGTTACCTGATCGCGGTACGCCTGCAAGGGGCGGCACGCTCGGCTTTCCTGGACTCTCCGGGAGCGCTTACCGAGGCGCAGAATATCAACGTTGTGGTGGTGGCGGATACAGACGTATTGAGCGACAACCTGTGGGCGGATGTGCAGCAGCAAGGGGGGCGGCCAGTCACGGAGCCATGGGCCGACAATGCGGTGTTGGTGCTCAATGCGCTGGACAGCCTGTCCGGATCGGATGCCTTGATCAGCTTACGCTCGCGGGGGCATTACAGCCGAACGTTCACTGTGGTCGAACAGTTGCAGCAGCAAGCCCGCGAGCGTTATCGCGACATGAGACGCGAGCTGCAAGATAAGCTCGATCTGGTTGAAAAGCGTCTCGTTGCGTTGGCCGCTGAACAGGGCCGTGATATGCCTCGGACGGCAGAGCAGCAAGCGACTTTTGATCAGTTCAGCAATGAAAAAGATGCGATAGACAAGGAGATGCGTCAGGTCGCGCGCCATCTTAACTTTCAGATTGAGCAATTGGGTGTGCGTATGAGATGGCTCAATCTTGTATCTGTCCCCGTGGTGATTACTTGTTTGTTGTTGTGTGTGGCCTTCTTAAGAAAGCGAGCGCAACGCCAGCGCAATATTTAA